One stretch of Acidimicrobiia bacterium DNA includes these proteins:
- a CDS encoding DUF2975 domain-containing protein produces MIRETRLLRLLLVLILVVFALAGGLLYLFSLESAQDWPELAHLRVPLYVAVLIGFVPVVVAIAVVFDFLKVIDQGEAFSVRAVQILQRLRLLIGVFAGYLVLFLVGAWAAMQLMHPTLLFLWVAVEVAALFLFTLVALLERIFSVSPELRTAALGSCAQVNHRT; encoded by the coding sequence ATGATCCGTGAAACCAGGCTCCTCCGGCTCCTGCTTGTGCTCATCCTTGTCGTCTTTGCTCTGGCCGGCGGGCTGCTCTACCTCTTCAGCCTGGAGTCCGCCCAGGACTGGCCCGAGCTCGCCCACCTCCGGGTGCCCCTCTACGTCGCCGTTCTCATCGGATTCGTCCCGGTGGTCGTCGCGATCGCGGTGGTATTCGACTTCCTCAAGGTGATCGACCAGGGTGAGGCGTTCTCGGTCCGCGCCGTGCAGATCCTGCAGCGGCTCAGGTTGCTCATCGGCGTCTTCGCCGGCTATCTGGTGCTCTTCCTCGTCGGCGCCTGGGCCGCCATGCAGCTCATGCACCCGACGCTGCTGTTCTTGTGGGTCGCGGTCGAAGTGGCGGCTTTGTTCCTGTTCACCCTGGTCGCGCTGCTCGAGCGGATCTTCTCGGTCTCCCCGGAGCTGCGCACTGCTGCGCTCGGCTCCTGTGCTCAGGTCAACCACCGCACGTGA
- a CDS encoding NifU N-terminal domain-containing protein, whose protein sequence is MGQKIEIASSVTIGDVAVFDTDRSLSGQDGERYRSDAEAEARSTVPAGLARRLFSADEAVRSVYVTSNIVTIERDGGWDDATLEQTGALISNLFLFY, encoded by the coding sequence TTGGGTCAAAAGATAGAAATCGCCAGCTCTGTGACCATCGGCGACGTCGCCGTGTTCGACACGGATCGCAGCCTGAGCGGCCAGGATGGGGAGCGCTACCGCTCCGACGCGGAAGCCGAAGCTCGCTCAACGGTTCCGGCCGGCCTCGCGCGTCGCCTGTTCTCCGCCGACGAAGCCGTGCGGAGCGTGTACGTGACATCGAACATCGTGACCATCGAGCGAGACGGCGGCTGGGATGACGCAACCCTCGAGCAGACCGGGGCGTTGATCAGCAACCTCTTCCTCTTCTATTGA
- a CDS encoding GlsB/YeaQ/YmgE family stress response membrane protein: protein MGFIAFLILGLIAGAIAKQILPGAQGGGLFMTMLLGVVGALLGGWLGGVLFDVDLGGFFEIRTWLIAIVGSIVVLVIYGFFTGSRRA, encoded by the coding sequence ATGGGTTTCATCGCGTTCCTTATCCTCGGTCTCATCGCCGGAGCCATCGCCAAACAGATCCTGCCCGGCGCGCAGGGTGGCGGCTTGTTCATGACGATGCTCCTCGGCGTCGTTGGCGCACTGCTGGGCGGCTGGCTGGGTGGTGTTCTCTTCGACGTTGACCTGGGCGGTTTCTTCGAGATTCGCACGTGGCTGATCGCAATCGTTGGGTCGATCGTCGTGCTGGTGATCTACGGTTTCTTCACTGGGAGCCGGCGGGCCTGA
- the pyk gene encoding pyruvate kinase yields MTTNGDPAKIPSGRQTKIIATLGPAVESAAAVSALVTAGMDVARLNFSHGDHDGHRRFADWVRAAAVEHGRPVAILQDIQGPKLRVGRFPGGSVELPTGSEVLLVLGDGQAAPGTIAIDYPYLLEDVEPGEPVLLADGLIRLEVLRRLPDGLLAGVREGGVLGDHKGVAFPDTSLQVPAVTDKDRTDLAFGRELGVDYVAASFVRSADDIGRVVELIEPGTPVIAKIELAAALANLDEILSAAQGALVARGDLGVQLPLQRIPLIQQDILRRANRAGVISITATEMLESMTESPRPTRAEVTDVASAIIGGTDAVMLSAETAVGHYPVRAVEMMDAICREVESGLRESEGVIDIAFLESRPNFASATAKAAVDTAANLKLKTIAAFTESGNTALLLSKYRPHGRIIAFSPEEATRRRMALMWGVTPIAAERRDSTDLMIALAEKYLERSGVCEEGEGVVVVAGIPPNQQASTNLMKLHVVGERRSRRRSQR; encoded by the coding sequence ATGACCACGAATGGGGACCCGGCAAAGATCCCGTCGGGGCGTCAAACCAAGATCATCGCCACACTCGGGCCGGCGGTTGAGTCGGCCGCGGCCGTGTCTGCGCTGGTCACGGCCGGAATGGACGTTGCGCGACTCAATTTTTCCCACGGTGATCATGACGGCCACCGACGTTTTGCCGACTGGGTACGAGCGGCGGCTGTGGAGCATGGCCGACCAGTTGCGATACTCCAGGACATCCAGGGTCCGAAGCTGCGGGTGGGACGATTCCCGGGGGGTTCGGTCGAGCTACCGACCGGAAGCGAGGTTCTGCTGGTGCTGGGCGACGGTCAGGCTGCCCCCGGCACGATCGCCATCGACTACCCGTATCTGCTCGAGGACGTCGAACCAGGAGAGCCGGTTCTGCTGGCAGATGGTCTCATCAGGCTCGAGGTGCTCAGACGATTGCCGGACGGTCTGCTGGCGGGAGTGCGAGAAGGCGGCGTTCTCGGCGATCACAAAGGGGTTGCCTTTCCGGACACCAGCCTTCAGGTACCGGCGGTGACGGACAAGGACCGGACCGATCTGGCGTTCGGACGCGAACTCGGAGTCGACTACGTGGCCGCGTCGTTTGTTCGGTCTGCAGACGACATCGGCCGGGTCGTCGAACTCATCGAACCCGGGACACCGGTGATCGCCAAAATCGAGCTGGCGGCGGCCCTCGCCAATCTCGACGAGATCCTGAGTGCCGCACAGGGTGCACTCGTGGCACGAGGCGATCTCGGCGTCCAACTCCCATTGCAGCGAATTCCCCTGATTCAGCAGGACATCCTGCGTCGCGCCAACCGGGCCGGAGTCATCTCCATTACGGCGACCGAGATGCTCGAATCGATGACCGAGTCGCCCAGACCGACGAGGGCGGAGGTAACCGATGTGGCCTCAGCGATCATCGGCGGAACAGACGCAGTGATGCTGTCGGCGGAGACGGCCGTTGGCCACTATCCGGTGCGCGCCGTCGAGATGATGGATGCGATTTGCCGCGAGGTCGAATCTGGACTGCGGGAGTCGGAGGGTGTAATTGATATCGCCTTCTTGGAGAGCAGACCGAATTTCGCCAGTGCTACTGCCAAGGCGGCGGTCGACACCGCGGCCAACCTCAAACTGAAGACGATCGCCGCCTTCACCGAGTCCGGCAACACCGCGTTGCTGCTCAGCAAATACCGGCCGCATGGAAGGATCATCGCCTTCTCCCCTGAAGAGGCGACCCGTCGGCGGATGGCCTTGATGTGGGGCGTGACCCCGATCGCCGCCGAACGCCGGGATTCCACGGACCTCATGATCGCTCTGGCCGAGAAGTACCTCGAGCGATCGGGCGTATGCGAAGAAGGAGAGGGCGTGGTCGTTGTCGCCGGCATCCCTCCGAATCAACAGGCGTCGACGAACCTCATGAAGCTGCATGTCGTCGGTGAGCGGCGAAGCCGCCGTCGATCGCAGCGCTAG
- the cofC gene encoding 2-phospho-L-lactate guanylyltransferase, whose amino-acid sequence MDIVAVPIKPFGLAKARLASSFSGTQRAALGRATATRTVTSVLDALGKASVVTADEEVAEWAGRLGASVIAEPIGKRSGLNGAAREVVSAARGGMWMIIHADLPLITVSDIRIAWAAALEGDFVLAPSHDGGTSVIGGIESNFAFSYGPGSFHRHLAATGHLPVRILTRLGFLLDLDDPTDHQAAIRHPLGIWLTGTDGR is encoded by the coding sequence ATGGACATCGTCGCCGTTCCTATCAAACCATTCGGACTCGCCAAAGCGCGCCTGGCCTCATCCTTCAGCGGTACGCAGCGAGCTGCGCTCGGACGGGCCACCGCCACCCGCACTGTGACCTCCGTCCTCGATGCGCTCGGGAAAGCATCCGTCGTAACCGCCGACGAGGAGGTAGCGGAGTGGGCGGGCCGGCTCGGAGCATCGGTCATTGCGGAACCGATCGGCAAGCGGTCCGGCCTCAACGGTGCAGCCCGTGAGGTTGTCTCAGCGGCCCGAGGTGGGATGTGGATGATCATTCATGCGGATCTTCCTCTCATTACCGTCTCCGACATCCGCATTGCCTGGGCTGCCGCGCTTGAAGGTGACTTCGTGCTGGCGCCGTCACATGACGGTGGCACGAGTGTGATCGGTGGGATCGAAAGCAACTTCGCGTTCTCATACGGCCCGGGATCGTTTCACCGCCATCTCGCCGCCACCGGACACCTCCCCGTCAGGATATTGACTCGGCTCGGGTTCCTTCTCGACCTCGACGATCCAACTGACCATCAGGCGGCGATCCGGCACCCACTCGGTATATGGCTCACCGGAACAGACGGTCGGTAG
- a CDS encoding universal stress protein — MVDVVCAIRGGPGSYRTHLAALHHAADLGGVVHFLSIVDPVAYEPLHEGEQHAIRAEMAWRDLAMAKATAAHAGLDDVRFTVTIRVGPLAETIAAYATEVAAGSILIGLPRPAADAALAGSGVEQFAEELRRLAGVAVVVTPDG, encoded by the coding sequence ATGGTTGATGTCGTGTGCGCGATCAGGGGAGGCCCCGGCAGCTACCGGACGCACCTGGCCGCGCTCCACCATGCAGCCGACCTCGGGGGGGTCGTTCACTTCTTGTCGATCGTCGATCCGGTTGCCTACGAGCCGCTTCATGAAGGCGAGCAACATGCCATTCGGGCTGAGATGGCCTGGCGTGACCTGGCGATGGCGAAGGCCACGGCCGCCCACGCCGGCCTGGATGATGTCCGATTCACCGTGACGATCCGGGTCGGCCCGCTCGCCGAAACCATCGCCGCATACGCCACGGAGGTGGCGGCAGGCTCGATCCTCATCGGCCTCCCGCGCCCGGCCGCCGACGCGGCACTCGCCGGAAGCGGGGTTGAGCAATTCGCTGAGGAGTTGCGCCGGCTCGCCGGAGTGGCCGTCGTGGTCACACCCGACGGCTAG
- a CDS encoding PIG-L family deacetylase — protein MQNSIYSEARNKDQPTGVPRRALTIGAHPDDAEFGAGGTLATWANAGCEVTMLIVTDGSKGAWDPEMSRQALIDRRRAEQQAAATILGAGAPIMLGHVDGELEYSLALREEICLWIRMVRPDVVLTHDPWQRYQMHPDHRVTGLAAVDGVVAARDHLFFPRQLVGGLEKHRPSWIYLWSADEADHWVDISDTFNIKIEALMAHSSQGTTTMGGAHDDADKRERFAKRIAAWAHKQGQPAGLSSAESFKVLSP, from the coding sequence ATGCAAAACAGCATCTATTCAGAAGCCAGAAACAAGGACCAACCCACCGGTGTCCCGAGGCGGGCATTGACGATTGGGGCCCATCCGGACGACGCTGAGTTCGGTGCAGGCGGGACTCTCGCAACATGGGCAAACGCCGGATGTGAGGTCACCATGTTGATCGTCACCGATGGATCAAAAGGGGCTTGGGATCCGGAGATGAGCCGCCAGGCTCTGATCGATAGGAGGCGCGCCGAACAACAGGCGGCGGCCACCATCCTGGGAGCCGGGGCTCCGATCATGCTCGGGCACGTCGACGGTGAGCTCGAGTACTCGCTGGCATTGCGCGAGGAGATCTGCCTGTGGATCAGGATGGTTCGGCCCGACGTAGTCCTCACCCACGACCCCTGGCAGCGGTACCAGATGCACCCCGACCATCGCGTCACGGGCCTGGCCGCCGTCGACGGTGTGGTCGCAGCCCGTGACCACCTCTTCTTCCCCCGCCAATTGGTCGGAGGGCTCGAGAAACATCGACCATCGTGGATCTATCTCTGGAGTGCAGACGAAGCCGACCACTGGGTCGACATATCAGACACGTTCAACATCAAGATCGAAGCGCTCATGGCGCACTCATCCCAGGGGACAACCACGATGGGCGGCGCTCACGACGACGCAGACAAGCGAGAGAGATTCGCCAAGCGCATCGCCGCCTGGGCGCACAAACAGGGCCAACCGGCGGGACTCTCCTCGGCCGAATCGTTCAAGGTGTTGTCGCCGTAG
- a CDS encoding DUF427 domain-containing protein — translation MARAEWSGATLAESDETVVVEGNHYFPPASVNTEYLRASNRQTTCPWKGKASYYDVVVGGETNDGAAWYYPEPKPAAAEISGYVAFWKGIQIED, via the coding sequence GTGGCACGTGCCGAGTGGAGCGGGGCAACCCTGGCCGAGAGCGATGAAACCGTTGTGGTTGAGGGAAACCACTATTTCCCTCCTGCGTCCGTGAACACCGAGTATCTCCGAGCCTCGAACCGGCAAACGACGTGTCCGTGGAAGGGCAAGGCGAGTTACTACGACGTGGTCGTCGGCGGCGAGACCAATGACGGCGCAGCCTGGTACTACCCCGAACCGAAACCGGCCGCCGCCGAAATCAGTGGCTATGTGGCGTTCTGGAAGGGTATACAGATCGAGGATTGA
- a CDS encoding Na+/H+ antiporter, which translates to MPESWVFGADPGLLNSEVSIVLLLTVAAVVAVAVRRVRLPYTVALVVVGLGLAFLPPDVIQIDVSADLILAVLVPPLLFEATLHISWARLRRDLAPVLVFALIGTLLGAFVVGGFIASFVDGVPWAAAVAFGALISATDPVAVIAFFRSIGVPKRLTILVEGESLFNDGVAFVVFILALAAAGPGATFSLGSAIGEFIIDAFGGLGIGLILGYVVSSLILKNLDDHLIETVVTVALAFGSYLLAEEFGAIFDLERVHLSGILAVVAAGLMVGNIGLRNTSPTTRLTLENFWEFAAFVVNSLVFLLLGLQIHISELWNQAGAVLVALAAIQVTRLVVVYGLGSLHGMVQPDRKVPRRYQHVMFWGGLRGAISLALALSLGGEKDRLGEDVVSTLQVMTFGVVLFTLLVQGLTIERLIKRLGLAARPVERVEQQRRQARIYAQQAGLGELERLHDQGVLFPDLYEAMADLYKGELIRDGDALREHLRRHPELETDIYIRARTDTLRAERSALQDAARRGLIAEDVLHELTADLNDHLAALEFIEGDARQGDIPQMPPEEVADDG; encoded by the coding sequence TTGCCCGAATCCTGGGTCTTCGGCGCCGACCCCGGGCTCCTCAACTCTGAGGTCAGCATCGTGCTACTGCTGACCGTTGCGGCGGTCGTTGCCGTAGCCGTTCGGAGAGTCCGCCTCCCCTACACGGTTGCGCTGGTCGTGGTCGGGCTGGGTCTGGCGTTCCTACCGCCCGACGTCATTCAGATCGACGTGAGTGCCGATCTGATCCTGGCCGTTCTGGTCCCGCCGCTCCTGTTCGAAGCGACTCTCCATATCTCGTGGGCTCGACTGCGGCGTGACCTGGCGCCGGTCCTCGTGTTCGCCCTCATCGGCACGCTGCTCGGGGCGTTCGTCGTGGGGGGATTCATTGCGAGTTTCGTGGATGGCGTGCCCTGGGCGGCGGCTGTGGCGTTCGGGGCCTTGATCTCGGCGACGGACCCGGTAGCCGTGATCGCTTTCTTCCGCTCAATCGGAGTCCCGAAGCGCCTGACGATCCTCGTCGAGGGAGAGAGCCTGTTCAACGACGGCGTCGCCTTCGTGGTGTTCATCCTCGCACTGGCGGCGGCCGGACCCGGCGCCACCTTCTCGCTTGGCTCGGCGATCGGTGAGTTCATCATCGACGCGTTCGGGGGTCTAGGCATCGGCCTCATCCTCGGCTACGTCGTATCGTCGCTGATCCTCAAAAATCTCGATGATCACCTCATCGAAACGGTCGTCACCGTGGCGCTCGCCTTCGGCTCCTACCTACTGGCGGAGGAGTTCGGCGCCATCTTCGACCTCGAACGTGTTCACCTCAGCGGCATCCTCGCCGTGGTGGCCGCCGGGCTGATGGTCGGCAATATCGGCTTGCGCAACACATCGCCCACCACCCGGCTCACACTGGAGAACTTCTGGGAGTTTGCGGCGTTCGTCGTCAACTCGCTGGTCTTTCTGCTTCTTGGTTTACAGATCCACATCAGCGAACTCTGGAATCAGGCCGGAGCCGTACTCGTAGCGCTGGCGGCCATTCAGGTCACGAGGCTCGTTGTGGTGTACGGTCTCGGATCCTTGCACGGCATGGTCCAGCCGGATCGGAAGGTTCCGCGTCGATACCAGCACGTCATGTTCTGGGGTGGCTTGCGCGGGGCAATATCTCTCGCACTTGCACTCAGCCTGGGAGGCGAGAAGGATCGGCTCGGGGAGGACGTAGTGTCCACGCTCCAGGTGATGACCTTCGGAGTCGTGCTGTTCACCCTGCTGGTGCAGGGTCTCACGATCGAGCGTCTCATCAAGCGGCTCGGTCTGGCGGCCAGGCCGGTCGAACGAGTCGAGCAGCAGCGCCGCCAGGCAAGAATCTACGCTCAGCAAGCCGGGTTGGGCGAACTGGAGCGGCTCCACGACCAGGGAGTCCTGTTCCCCGACCTATACGAAGCGATGGCCGACCTGTACAAAGGTGAGCTGATTCGAGATGGAGATGCGCTCCGCGAACACCTACGCCGCCACCCGGAGCTAGAAACCGACATATACATCCGAGCGCGAACCGACACACTCCGGGCTGAGCGCAGCGCCCTTCAGGACGCAGCCCGGCGCGGACTGATCGCCGAGGATGTGCTGCACGAGCTTACGGCCGACCTCAACGACCATCTCGCCGCCTTGGAGTTCATCGAGGGAGACGCTCGACAGGGCGACATTCCTCAGATGCCGCCGGAGGAGGTGGCAGACGATGGTTGA
- a CDS encoding SDR family NAD(P)-dependent oxidoreductase codes for MSDQRVAVLTGGTGSLGTALARRLAATGHRLAVTYVRPEESATFETNLDLDEDQLLLRRVDASQPDEMAAFLEEIEERYGAIDIVCGLVGGWAGGRDIEETSDVRWERMLDLNLRSAFITLRAAIPYLRKSQAGRLVFIGSRAAQDTPAGQAAFNVAKAGVVALARSAAAELDDTNITVNAVMPSVIDTPTTRETLPFADYVDWPTPDEIAAVIEFLASPASAVISGAMIPVYGKT; via the coding sequence ATGTCAGATCAGCGTGTTGCCGTGCTCACGGGGGGAACCGGCAGCCTGGGGACTGCACTCGCCAGGCGCCTGGCGGCGACGGGTCACCGGCTCGCCGTCACATACGTCCGCCCGGAGGAGTCGGCCACGTTCGAGACGAACCTCGACCTCGATGAGGACCAGCTGTTGCTGCGACGCGTCGACGCGTCACAGCCAGACGAAATGGCCGCCTTTCTCGAGGAGATCGAGGAACGTTATGGCGCCATCGACATCGTGTGCGGCCTGGTCGGCGGCTGGGCGGGTGGACGGGATATCGAAGAGACTTCCGACGTACGTTGGGAGCGGATGCTCGACCTCAATCTCCGTTCCGCATTCATCACCTTGCGCGCCGCTATCCCCTACCTCCGCAAATCCCAGGCAGGGCGCCTCGTGTTCATCGGGAGTAGAGCCGCCCAGGACACTCCGGCAGGTCAGGCTGCCTTCAACGTTGCTAAGGCCGGTGTCGTCGCGCTGGCACGATCCGCAGCCGCCGAACTAGACGACACCAACATCACCGTGAATGCCGTAATGCCCTCGGTGATTGACACGCCCACGACGCGCGAGACGCTGCCGTTCGCCGACTACGTCGATTGGCCGACCCCCGACGAGATCGCAGCCGTGATCGAGTTCCTTGCCTCGCCTGCATCAGCAGTCATCTCCGGCGCCATGATCCCCGTGTATGGGAAGACCTAG
- the ugpC gene encoding sn-glycerol-3-phosphate ABC transporter ATP-binding protein UgpC has translation MAAIKMESVGKVYPGGMRAIHDVDLEIGDGEFVVLVGPSGCGKSTLLRMVAGLEEITEGVITIGDQVVNDVPPKDRNIAMVFQNYALYPHMSVFDNMAFGLKLRKMPKDEINRRVGEAARVLEITEFLDRKPKALSGGQRQRVAMGRAIVREPAAFLMDEPLSNLDAKLRVQMRSELGILHSRLKTTTLYVTHDQVEAMTMGDRVAVLKAISGKEIPNLMQVDTPRNLYDHPNNLFVAGFIGSPAMNFVAGTVAAEGDSTYVTWADVRLRVDQATLKSRPGLADYAGKEIVVGLRPEAFEVKEALTSGFDDQRVMQIHVDLVEQLGSEAYLHFVQEIAPVITPDIQELLADQGSDASVLGNSTSFTARVNPDFAPKAGDQVDLVVETSKLHFFDKDTGAAIW, from the coding sequence GTGGCCGCTATCAAGATGGAGTCGGTTGGAAAGGTCTATCCGGGTGGGATGCGGGCTATTCACGATGTTGATCTGGAGATCGGCGACGGTGAGTTCGTTGTCCTGGTAGGTCCCTCAGGTTGTGGGAAGTCAACGCTGTTGCGGATGGTGGCCGGCCTCGAGGAAATCACTGAGGGCGTAATCACGATTGGGGATCAGGTGGTGAATGATGTGCCACCGAAGGATCGCAATATTGCGATGGTGTTCCAGAACTACGCCCTGTATCCGCATATGAGCGTGTTTGACAACATGGCATTTGGCCTCAAGCTGCGCAAGATGCCCAAGGATGAGATCAACCGCCGGGTGGGAGAAGCCGCCCGGGTGTTGGAGATCACCGAATTCCTGGATCGCAAGCCGAAGGCGCTGTCTGGTGGTCAGCGGCAGCGGGTGGCGATGGGTCGGGCCATTGTGCGCGAGCCGGCCGCCTTTCTGATGGATGAGCCTCTCTCCAATCTCGACGCGAAGCTTCGTGTGCAGATGCGTTCAGAGTTGGGGATTCTCCATTCCCGGTTGAAGACGACGACGTTGTATGTGACCCATGATCAGGTTGAGGCGATGACGATGGGTGACCGGGTTGCGGTACTCAAAGCCATTTCGGGGAAAGAGATTCCGAACCTGATGCAGGTCGACACGCCCCGCAATCTCTACGACCACCCGAACAACCTGTTCGTGGCCGGATTCATCGGCTCACCTGCGATGAACTTCGTGGCCGGGACGGTGGCGGCCGAGGGTGACTCGACCTATGTGACCTGGGCAGATGTCCGGCTGAGGGTCGATCAGGCGACGTTGAAGAGCCGGCCTGGTTTGGCCGACTACGCCGGCAAGGAGATTGTGGTCGGTTTGCGCCCCGAGGCATTTGAGGTGAAGGAAGCACTCACCAGCGGATTTGATGATCAGCGGGTAATGCAGATCCATGTGGATCTGGTGGAGCAGTTGGGATCAGAGGCGTATCTTCACTTCGTGCAAGAGATTGCCCCGGTGATCACGCCCGACATCCAGGAATTGCTGGCCGATCAGGGTTCGGATGCTTCGGTGCTCGGGAACTCCACCAGCTTCACAGCCCGGGTCAATCCCGACTTCGCCCCGAAGGCGGGCGACCAGGTCGACCTCGTCGTTGAAACGTCCAAGCTCCACTTCTTCGACAAGGACACCGGCGCCGCCATCTGGTAA